One genomic window of Ziziphus jujuba cultivar Dongzao chromosome 4, ASM3175591v1 includes the following:
- the LOC107415554 gene encoding gibberellin-regulated protein 4, with product MAMVKFSAALILALIAISMLQVTVMASHGHGGHHFNTNAYGPGSLKSFQCPSQCTRRCSKTQYHKPCMFFCQKCCRKCLCVPPGFYGNKAVCPCYNNWKTKEGGPKCP from the exons ATGGCTATGGTTAAGTTTAGTGCCGCTTTGATCCTGGCTCTCATTGCCATTTCCATGCTCCAAGTCACG GTCATGGCATCTCATGGGCATGGCGGTCATCACTTTAACACT AATGCGTATGGACCAGGGAGTCTCAAAAGCTTCC AATGCCCATCACAGTGCACGAGGAGGTGCAGCAAGACTCAGTATCATAAGCCATGCATGTTCTTCTGTCAGAAGTGTTGCAGGAAATGCCTTTGTGTGCCTCCGGGATTTTATGGGAATAAAGCAGTGTGCCCTTGCTACAACAATTGGAAGACCAAGGAAGGAGGTCCAAAATGCCCTTAG